In the Lusitaniella coriacea LEGE 07157 genome, one interval contains:
- a CDS encoding ABC transporter permease — MGLNVLDRLGDSNPQLFRELKGRLKPRNAAIAIALSLFGQLLIIFGRLSGLNRLYQPNYGADQAYCRLRDTFTQQRTQHQEQYEQLQAQFRHYSSSEHFDPARIAQLKDNIERVKGQIQKLPQDLYDIACPADAIDIQRWWNDFYLQSFVWLSVGMVFVLLVVGTYLLIDDLGKEERRDTLNFVRLSPQSTQSILVGKILGVPSLVYLAIAFALPLYIFLGLSAQIPLAAMLSFWAIFAASCAFFFSAALGLGLIRLGVGGFKPWLGGGALLLFLVFGLNSYARTNFFTWVKLFAPFSILGHWIAPIVNTHSSGEMHGKIYYSSRIDLPSGLDNAFHLEWFNLPISLAGLSLVIFALLNYILWTGWIWQALNRRFRHPHATLLSKRQSYWLLICMEVVQLGLLVSEADVGIVEENIGWFIVVNVLFLLGAIALLAPHRQAVQDWMRYRRESHQQRPSFWKNKLVLDLIEHENSPIVIAMAINLAIACIPFAVWALFLPTEDIQLIFNLNKLQFFFAIAFFISLVSIVATLAQLILMMRVKQPAIWAVGVVAAFLILPGLAFGTLGVNPREYPTWFLFSTIPWAGLQYAATSTIAMALLANFGVLALLNLQLVRQLRAIGASEFKTLAARDRNVLKIDTPTTK; from the coding sequence ATGGGACTCAATGTATTAGATCGCCTTGGGGATTCCAATCCCCAACTGTTTCGAGAACTGAAAGGTCGCCTCAAACCGCGTAATGCCGCGATCGCGATCGCGCTTTCCCTCTTCGGGCAACTGCTGATTATATTTGGTCGTTTGAGCGGTCTGAATCGCCTTTATCAACCCAACTATGGAGCAGATCAAGCATATTGTCGCTTGCGGGATACTTTTACCCAGCAAAGAACTCAACATCAAGAACAGTACGAACAACTCCAAGCGCAATTTCGCCACTACAGCAGTTCCGAACACTTCGATCCTGCCAGAATCGCTCAACTGAAGGACAACATCGAACGGGTAAAGGGTCAAATCCAAAAACTGCCCCAGGATCTGTACGATATCGCTTGTCCTGCCGATGCTATTGATATTCAAAGATGGTGGAACGATTTCTATCTGCAAAGCTTTGTGTGGCTCAGTGTGGGGATGGTTTTTGTTCTGCTCGTTGTGGGAACCTATCTCCTGATTGACGATTTAGGGAAAGAAGAACGGCGCGATACTCTGAATTTCGTGCGCCTCAGTCCCCAATCCACGCAATCCATTCTTGTGGGTAAAATTCTCGGAGTCCCCAGCTTAGTTTATCTCGCGATCGCGTTTGCTCTGCCTCTCTATATCTTCTTAGGACTTTCCGCACAAATACCCCTCGCCGCGATGTTGAGCTTTTGGGCTATTTTTGCAGCAAGCTGCGCCTTTTTCTTCAGTGCTGCGCTGGGATTGGGCTTAATTCGTTTGGGTGTTGGCGGATTTAAACCCTGGTTGGGTGGCGGTGCGCTCTTACTCTTTCTCGTCTTTGGACTCAATAGCTATGCACGGACTAATTTCTTCACCTGGGTTAAACTCTTTGCGCCGTTTAGCATCTTAGGTCATTGGATTGCACCAATTGTCAATACGCACAGTTCTGGCGAGATGCATGGCAAGATCTATTATTCAAGCAGGATCGATCTTCCATCCGGTTTGGATAACGCCTTCCATTTGGAATGGTTTAATCTCCCCATTAGTTTGGCAGGATTGAGTTTAGTCATTTTTGCCCTATTGAATTACATTTTGTGGACGGGATGGATTTGGCAAGCCCTCAATCGCCGATTCCGCCATCCCCACGCAACGCTGTTGAGCAAGCGACAGAGTTATTGGCTGTTGATTTGCATGGAAGTCGTTCAATTGGGATTGTTGGTCAGCGAAGCAGATGTTGGGATTGTTGAAGAGAATATTGGCTGGTTTATTGTTGTTAACGTTCTATTTTTGCTCGGCGCGATCGCGCTCCTTGCACCCCACCGCCAAGCCGTCCAAGATTGGATGCGCTATCGCCGGGAATCGCACCAACAGCGCCCCAGTTTTTGGAAGAATAAATTGGTCTTGGATTTAATCGAGCATGAAAATAGCCCGATTGTTATTGCAATGGCAATTAACCTCGCGATCGCGTGTATTCCCTTTGCAGTTTGGGCATTATTCTTACCCACAGAAGATATTCAACTCATCTTCAATCTCAATAAACTCCAGTTTTTCTTCGCGATCGCGTTCTTTATTTCTTTAGTCTCGATCGTTGCAACCCTTGCGCAATTAATCCTGATGATGCGCGTCAAACAGCCGGCAATTTGGGCAGTAGGAGTCGTTGCAGCGTTTCTGATTTTACCGGGACTTGCTTTCGGAACCCTAGGAGTCAATCCCCGCGAATATCCTACCTGGTTCCTCTTTTCCACCATTCCCTGGGCAGGTTTACAATATGCCGCAACCTCAACCATAGCAATGGCACTCTTGGCGAATTTTGGCGTGTTGGCATTGTTGAATTTGCAACTCGTGCGGCAATTGCGCGCAATAGGTGCATCTGAGTTCAAAACTCTGGCGGCGCGCGATCGCAATGTGCTTAAGATCGATACGCCCACTACGAAGTAG
- a CDS encoding fructosamine kinase family protein, whose protein sequence is MWNQIATQIAQTTGKPFEITDRRSVSGGCINQGYSITDGEQTYFVKTNEASQIEMFEAEALGLKQMHQTQTIRVPQPICCGVRDRASFIAMEWLEFGRGDSQSWEAMGRNLAALHKTVGSDRFGWDRNNTIGSTPQINTWTSDWSEFFAEHRIGYQLRLAKRRGGSFPDISKVVAAVRDILADWQPQPSLVHGDLWSGNAACTTDGEPVILDPATYWGDRETDIAMTELFGGFPAAFYRGYNQAWQLDGGYKERKTPYNLYHILNHFNLFGGGYGSQASRAIDSLLR, encoded by the coding sequence ATGTGGAATCAAATTGCGACCCAAATCGCTCAAACCACAGGAAAACCTTTTGAAATAACCGATCGCCGTTCTGTTAGTGGCGGGTGCATCAATCAAGGGTATTCCATTACCGATGGCGAACAAACTTACTTTGTCAAAACCAACGAAGCCTCGCAAATTGAGATGTTTGAAGCGGAGGCGTTGGGGTTAAAACAAATGCATCAAACCCAGACGATTCGGGTTCCCCAACCCATTTGCTGCGGAGTTCGCGATCGCGCGAGTTTTATTGCAATGGAATGGCTGGAATTCGGTCGCGGTGACAGTCAATCTTGGGAAGCGATGGGACGCAATCTCGCCGCACTCCACAAAACGGTAGGTTCCGATCGCTTTGGCTGGGATCGCAACAACACCATCGGTTCCACCCCACAAATCAATACTTGGACATCGGATTGGAGCGAGTTCTTTGCCGAACACCGTATCGGTTACCAATTGCGTTTAGCCAAGCGACGGGGCGGTTCTTTTCCCGATATCTCAAAAGTTGTCGCCGCCGTTCGGGACATCCTTGCTGACTGGCAACCCCAACCTTCCCTCGTTCACGGGGATTTGTGGTCGGGAAATGCCGCTTGTACCACAGACGGCGAACCCGTCATCCTAGACCCTGCAACCTATTGGGGCGATCGCGAAACCGATATTGCCATGACCGAACTCTTCGGCGGCTTCCCCGCAGCTTTTTATCGCGGCTATAACCAAGCATGGCAGTTGGATGGCGGCTACAAAGAGCGCAAAACCCCCTACAACCTCTATCACATTCTCAATCACTTCAACCTTTTCGGTGGCGGGTATGGTTCTCAAGCCAGTCGCGCGATCGATAGTTTGCTGCGCTGA